ATATAAAGCAAACAGAAATCACCCAAAAAGAAGCCTCCCTAACAGAACAAAAAGAGCGGCTAGAAAAAATCCTCAAAATGAATGTTCAAGTTAAAAGATATGACTTAGAAATCTAGAACCGTCTCAAGAATCCAAAAAGAGGAACGCTTATAGCGATTGACAGCCTTGGAGTATTTATACCCATGTAGCAAATTCCATATATAGCTAGAACATAATTGTTAAGAAAATATTAAAGGCTGCTTCTTCGGTGTTCTTGGGCCTGACCTATCCGATCGACTCGAGAAGAGCATGAAATCCCCACCAGTAGATCACATTAGTCATGTCACTTACAACAATTAAATACACAATCAAACCCGATGGGAATTTAGAAGAAGAAGTGCAAGGGGTAGATGGTCACGCATGTCAACGAATTACTAATCCAATTGAGAATGAGGTAGGAGATGTTGTTAGCCGTGATTATTTACCATCATTTTTTGTAACTGATGCAAACCCCATCGAAGCAAATATACAAAGGCTCGAAGATGAAGACTGGAGTGGGTGCTGCAACACCTGGGAATGTGCATTATAGAAATTTAGTAGTTTTAAAGTTATTCCAACCAGGCAAGTATTAGAAATGGTTTTAATGAGATTAATTAAGGCGGATAAACGATTAGCCGAGCGTATTCAACAAAAATTAAATTTCAGCAACTATCAAATGCTTTGCCTTAGTTGGGTAATTGGCCTAGCAATGGGTGTAGCCATTGCTATTCTCTTTTTTTAAATCAGCGTGGCAAAAGACAATACTTTCAAGTGGTTCGTAATCACCTACCTAGCAATCCCAATTCTTCTCATAATTACTGTTTACGGATATCTAATTCTTAAGTAAAAGGATTTTTGATTCTCATACCTGGCCGCTTAAATCCTCTGGATCGTAACCTCTTTTTCTCATCTGATCTTTAATCCTTGTAATACGACCCTCACAATATCTTTGAGTCTCTTCATCTTCTCGCTGATCAAGCTCTCTTATCCACTGATGGAGTTCGTTTTCCAAACTTGTCCAACTATCTCCATGCTCAGGATCAGGAATATTGATAATGCTTCCATCTTTATTCCTTCTTTGATGTTTTTTTAGCGTTGGAAGGGCTAGAAGAACATTGTCATATCTCAGCGTTATTAGATCTAGTTGAGTCAATTTTTCAATACTTCCTTAAAACCATCATAATAAATAGATGTACTTCGCAGATAACTGGGCAAGAATTTTTGTTGTGATTACGTTTCTGACTTTTGGAGAAGCTCAGATCATTGGTGGCATCGTTCCCAATCTGATTGCTTTTGTTTTGTTCCTTGGAGCAATTGGATATTTTGCTTTAACTGGAAAAATGGCTGAGATGTTCGGCTGGGAAAACAAGAAATAAAGCTATTACTAGCGAGCCAACACTCAAGAGGGACCAGTGAGGGACCTTTAGCGTCTTCCCATTAAAAAAGACAGGCTGGGAAACCTGTCTCTGACTGATCGGGGCGACAGGATTCGAACCTGCGACCTAGTGCTCCCAAAGCGCTGGTCTATATTTAGTGACACCAGTCAATTACGGCTATAACTGCAATTATAGCTTAGTCTGTCTTGACTTGTCATGACCAAGATGACATGATTTGGGTGCATTTTGGGTGCAATGCCTCTAGTTCGCAATACTGATGATTGGGCCGCGGTCTTTAGGAAGCAAGTCAGAAAACTTGGTAAAGGTTGGACTGTGCGTGAGAGTCCAAGAGGCCAAAAAGTCACTCTTAAAGTCAGAGAAAATAAAGAGACCACTCATCAGCCTTTAAGTAATTTTGTTCCATCCGTTGAAAATTACGAGAAAATCATATCTAGTCAAAAAGAAGAATCAGTCACACTTGAATTTGCATGGAGAGAAGATCAAGCAGGTGATTGTTATACCCGTATCCGAAATATTTTTGCTTTAGTTGCAAAAGATAATTACAGCCTTAAACAAGCTGCTGAAATTGCAGAGGGGAAAACCCCCAAGTTAATAGAACAACTTGATTGGTCAGGAGCTATCAATCGGTTCAAATCTTATAAAACTGAATTTGGCACAAGTATCACGCTGAGAACGTGGAACAAGAATTACTTCCTTAGCCAAGAAGAGATTACAAAGAAAGCCGCCAACCTAAAAGGCAAGATGAAAGAAAAGACTATTTATCCAGTCTTAAATAATGCTCTTGAACTCTTAAAGAAAGGATATGTAAGCACGCCAGAAGATCTCATTGATCAATGCGTTAAACAATGGGCAAGCGGAAGTCGATCAAGACAAATTGCTGTCAGGAACCTTGCTCAATTTTTAAAGTATTGCGTTAGCCGTGAAAAATTTCCTGTCCAATGGATGCCTCCCACTGATTTAAAACACCACATTGGAGAAATCTCAAAAGAAAGTAAGAGAATTAATCAAAAAGGTGATGCTGTAGAAGATCAAGCATTGATTGACCTAATCGAATCCATTCCAGATGAGCGATGGGCTTTTGCTGTGAAAATTTTGGTAGAGCTCGGGTTACGTCCCGTTGAGCTAATGCATTTAGAAGTCAAAAAAGACCCCAAAACAAGAGAACGCTATTGGCATTGTTGTTATGAAAAGAAAAGTGGTGGCGGTTCTACAGAAGAAAGAAAGCTCTATGCCCTCAAGCTCAAAGACTCAAATGGAGTAACTAAAGAATGGGACCTAATGAATCAGTTTGAAAAGAGAAAAATAAAGCTACCTGAATTTGAGAAATACACTTATGGAGTTGCTGATGCTCTAAAAAATTATCTAACTAGAAAATATTCCATTCAATCGAAAAAATGGTTTGAGTTAAAAAGACAAGAACAAGAGCAAGGTAGAAATTTTGTTATTTATTCATTCAGACATTCCTACAGTCTTAGAGGACACAGACTAAATATTGATGGTGGAAGCATGGCAACAGCAATGGGACATAACTACAAAACACATTGTCAGGCTTATCCATTTGCATCAAAGTCTGGAGTCGACGCTGCCTTTAAATTGGCAAAAGAATAACCCCTCCCCCCGTTGTTCAAGGGAAGATACTCAATATGAACTGAAGGCATTAAAGAATGCCCTAGTGATTTTGATTGGAAAGTAAGAAAACTAAGCTTGCGTCTACTTATTTAGAGATTTTAAATATCTCTTTCTTTGACCACTTCCTTCTACTTCAAAATGCCATGTTGGCCTTTTTCTGTCGGATGTTTTCAAATAGTCTTTAGACTTGGACGAGCTTGACTCCTTCTTAAACGAAGTAACCATAAGACTATTCAACCATGTTTTCTGATAATTTGCAGTTCGGATAACATCTAGACTTGTTTTAGTTGATACTCGAAGTAACTAAATTAGGGGAAAGCCCCTCCCCCGTTATCCGAGGGAAGAGGCCCATCGAGAAATCAATGCTCTAAATAACTAACGTCCTCAAGTTATTTATCAAGCAGTGACTTTTTCTTTCTTAGCTGGAGCAAGTGCTTTGAGCTCCTCTTTCAACTCAATCTCACGATCTGACAATACTTTGACTCGTGCTTGATAGTTCGACTCAAGTCTCTTACGAGAGGCTTCAATATTATCTAGCTCTTCTTGATGTTGCTTACGCTTGATTTCTTCTAGCTGACTATCAGAGACCACATAAACTGTTCTCATGGGAGAGAAGAAGGAGTCAGCGAATACTGCATCAAATAAAGTGGAATACATTACATTCATTAAAAAGGACATATCTACTTTGACTCGACTATATAGAATTTAAAATGTTGCAATCCGAAGAATTATATTCGGTCTCTACGACCAAGATCGGTTGCTACTACTTATATTTCGTAGGAACCGATAAGTGCTAGAGAAAAAAATCATCTTCTTATTGCATTTAATCAAGTAGATAAAATAGATATGACTAAAGTGTTTTACACCAGATTCTCGAACCCCATTTACCTCACTAATTAGATAAATTGTATTGAAGAATTTCTTCTGATTTTATTTTGACTCAAGCGAAGCTCATATTACTTTTTGATGGTGGTTGCCCTCTTTGCTTAAGAGAGGTCAAATTCCTACGGTCTAGAGATACACTTGATAATATTAGTTTTATAGATATTGATTCCCCCAAGTATCAACCAGACCTTTATTCAGGAATCAGTTATAAAGACGCGATGGGGAGAATTCATGCGATTAATGAATCAGGTGAAATTCTTAAAGATGTCGCTGTTTTCAGAGAAGCATATCGATTAATTGGACTGGGGTGGATCTATGCTCCTACAAACTGGCCAATACTAGGTTCATTAATAGATCAAGTTTACAAGTTATGGGCACAATGGCGTCTACCTCTAACTAGACGTCCTTCACTTGAGCAACTGTGCAAAGAAAAAGAGCTTTGTAAATACAATAATTGAGTGTCTCCAGCTTTAATCTGCTCATCGACTTTGAAAGTAATAAAAAAGTCCCTTCCTCTGTATCAAGGAAGAGACTTAATTAAAAGATTAAAAATTCGAACTATACAATTCCTGGAATGATCCAGCCAGTGAATCCGTAATTAACTACAGCTGCAAAGAGGCCCATCATCGCGAGACGACCATTCATTTGCTCGGCTATTTTCCAGTAGCTAGTTTCTTTGTTCATTACACGAAACCTGGGATGATTTGACCGGTTGTTGCATATGCACCGACTAGAGCAATGCAACCAAATAATGCTGCATAACCATTAAGTCTTTCAGCTGTCACCTTTTCAGGATCAATGTTTCTATTGTTATTTTGAGAAGTCATTAAACAACACCTGGGATAAGTTGACCGGTTGTTAGGTAGATACCTGTTAGTAGAACGAATGCCATCATGGCTGGTCTGCCGATGCTTCTTTCTAGGATTGTTTTGTTAGATGGTTGCATTGTTTTTAGTAGTTATTGGTTTAGAAAATTCCAGGAATGATTTGTCCTGTTGTTGCATATGCACCAAAGGCTGCAACGAAGCCAAGCATTGCTGCCCAGCCGTTAAACTTTTCCGCTTCTGGAGTCATGATGATTAGCGAGATGTGTATGTGTAGAAATGTAAAGTATTGGCCTTTTAGGGGGAAGATACGGTCATGTACGGCTTCTTCTAATCATTAATAGTTTTACTCATCAAACATCAAATACAGCAACTAATTAGAGAGATATTTATTTAATCATTAGATCTATTTATAATCCTTATAAGTAGATATAGCCCAAATAAGAGTGGGTTTACCCATCCTTGATATTTTATTTACAAGCTAGATTTTGAAAGTTAATAAATCACTTTTCATGCATCCCGAACCTGATGATTTAAAAATACTTATCAGCAAGTACAGGACTATGGGTATTGAAGAATTAAAGTCAAATATAGATGACTGGGAAGGAAAAGATGATAGCTTTATCCAACTCGAAAACCTTGATATTGCAAAAAACGAACTGGAACTTAAATACAAAGAGAGACAAGAACAAATAGAACTCCTAACTAAATCTCTTACCTCTTCATCACGATTTCGAAGGTGGATTAGTAGTGTCAAAGCCGTGATTAAACAATTTATAAAGCTTAAAAATCAAAAACAGTAGTTATGAAAGGAATGAATAGTAATTAATGGATATTTAAATTTGATTAGAAATATTGTTAGGTAGAGTTTATTTCTTAATTTGATTGTGATTAACTTGGACTTGCGATAGACATTTGAAAAGTTGAGGCATAACTAACAATCAGCAAAATCTCAAACAATAAAACGTGATATCGTTTGAGAATGATTAAAACAGATTTTTTCGAACATTAGTAACGACAAAAATAGTTAGTTGTAGTGCAAGTACTACTTTTTATTAGGGGGTTCTACACATCTAGAGAACCTCCAAATGCCCTAAAACATAAAGGTAAAAGGGAGATTTTTATGAAATTGTTTACCCCTTTCAGCATCCCTAAACCAGAGATGACTGAGCTTTGCCGTATACAAAAAGCAGCAAAGAAAAAAGCAAACAATCATTTTAAATTGTTTTAGCTATCCACATGAAATCAACTACTTTCTACCTCTCATTTTTTAGTCGCAGACCATTAGAAATGAGTTTGTTTTTTATTTATTGCGGAGCTTTAGCATGCTTCGTTAGCTCAATTGGTCACTACTAAAAAAATCCAATGAACTCTTCTAATGATTTATTTCAAAAGCCATTACTAATGACATTGGCTTTTGTTGTATGTACATTTTTAACTGATTCTCTGGCCGGGAGCTTCATATGAAATTACCAACTATCAGCTTAAAAAGGACTCTTGAAGTAACAATGAATGATGCTTTAAAGAGACTAATGGAACTTGATGGGCTAGATAAAAAAGCTCTTAAAGAAGAGTACAAAGAATGGATTCAAGCAAGCGAGGGGAGTAAAGACCAGCCACACGTTCTTTATGCCAACCAAATCAATATTGAACAACTTTAGACTCTAAATAAACACTAATCATGAATGCAGTATCAAAATTGATAGAAGTTCTTGAACATACCCCTAAATCAAATCAGATCGTAGAGCTCATAAAACTAGCTGAAATTGAATCCTCTGTAGACATAACAAAACAAATTGATCTGCTCACAGGTGTATGGGAACTTAAATGGAGTACCTCTAACTCTCCTTTTTTAAATTATTCGCCGCTATTAGATAACTTACAGATACTTGAGCCAGAGGAAAGTAGAGGACTAAATTTATTAAGACCTAAAGGTTTTGCAGGAAACCTATTTTCTACTAACATTCTTGCTAGTTTAGAAATTATTGATCAGAAACGCATAAACGTTAGCTTTAGAAAAGCAGGAATAATAGGTCCAAAGTTACTAGGTAAAAAGATTAGTTTCTTATCTGAGATAAAAAAGACTCAAAAAGGTTGGCTAGATACAACTGTATTATCTCCCGACTTACGTATATGCAAAGGTTACAAGGGTACAACTTTTGCTTTGTTAAAAAGAAATGATTTATCACTCACTGAGTTTTTTAATCCTTAGCCTTTGTCGTGTTAAGCGTAAAAATTTGTCGTACAAGCCTCAATCAAAAAGCATGCAGATGCTTTAGAACATGTTTGTCATCATTCATATCATTATGACTTCAATTCCTACTTATGATTTTCCATCATTCTCTCCAATCCTAGTTGTAGGTTTTTTAGGGATCGCTGTATCTCTTTACACACTTTATACAGTCAACAAGGCTTATTACAACTCACCTTTTCGAAGTGAAGCATGACTTATTTTAATAGAATCACTCTGGAAGAAGTATTAGAGGAAGACCTGTTTTTTGATTACAACGAGTATTCAAATCTTCTAGAAGACTCTGAGTGGAAACAAGCATAGTCTTCTAAAATAGATTACCAATTTTTTTGGGAGATCATCTAAAGGTAAAGGTCTCAGCATTGGAAAATGTAAATGTATTTTGCTTGTCTAATAGCCTCTACTTATAACGTATATTTTGTTACTTAAATAATCAATTCCGGTCTTAAGTTATCTATAACAAAAGACCCCGTCATGAACTCTGTTCTAACTAAAGCGACAAATTTCAAGTTGAATAAAGGCTCCAAGATCGCTATTACGTTGACATCATCAATATTCTTTCTGTTTGGATTAGGTCAAACACCAATAATTAAGAGTTATCTTGCAAATGTTTTTTCATGCTCTGGTTCATAGTAAAAAACTAAAAATTAGCAAGATATGAATCAGTCTCTCTGGATATATTAAAAATATTTTTTCCAAGAGACCTAAAAAATTCGATTATATACATTTTTTATCTACTATTTGAAGGTCAAAGAAGTATTTATTTTTACAAAATTATCATTATTTCCACGTATTGTCTTAAAAACATTTAAATTAAATTTTTGATTATTATTTCGTGAGCGGAGACAACTTACTTGTGAAACAGACAACAAAGTTCTACACAAAATATATTACTGATACTAAGATTGAATTAATTAAAAAGATTTTTGAAGCGAGCCCTAAAAATAATTTCCTAAATCTAGATCAACATCATAAGGAATGGGGAAATGAGCTAAACAAATATTATATTTCTGAGACTGACTTTTATTCCTACCCAGAAGAAAGATAGTCCATTATTAATATCAAATCATATAATCCGCAAGTTAAAAATAAAATAGATAAGATACATTAAATCTAAAGGCTAATAATTGATACTTAATTGAATTTTAGTTAAATTTATGCTCTAGGATGTAGATCAGGATATCTAGTCGTTTCATCTTTGACTCTATTTGGATTCTCTCGATCAGAATTCCTAGCTGCATTAAAAATTATAATGAATGGTATGGCTATAGCAAAAAAATAGAAGTGCAATAAAACAAGATCCCAAGGCACTCCTGAAGTCCCATAATCGGGAAAAAATAGAGCAGTAGAGAAGTGAATCACGTGAAATTTTTTTCTCTTATAAATTTAAATGACTTAGTATAAATTCGTGGAATATATTTGTTAAAAAGGGATAATTTACGACCCACTTTAAAGTTTTTTAAAGTGGTAAAAGCAACCTTTGTTTATCTGAGTTGATATATCAGCCTACTTTTTTCCAAATTGAATAAGAACATCTAGTGATATTTAATTGTTTCCTAATTTGGTAATACGTATGACATTAATTAATAACTATTTCTTAATGCGAAGTCAATCATCGCTTTTGCTATTGCCTATAGAAGGAGCATTCATTCCATCATAATCTGGTCCAACCATCAAACCAACAATTGCAAATAGCACTATTGAAGCTATTCCTACTATTGGAGCTGTAGGAGCGGATGTTGAAAGTAAACCAGCGAAAATTTGCATAATTATTTAGTTAGAGAAAAACAGTTATAGATGAATTAATTAAATGAACGTGGATAAAAGACCATTAATTTATTTTTTAATATCAAATCTTAGAAAAAGATAAGTATTTATTATGAATTCCGGCCTTAGGGTATTTACAACCACACACTAAAAGTTTGAATAAGCCATAATATAAATAATATTTATATTTAAATTTAAATGGATAATATATTTCATAACCAATTTTTAATGACTTGTCTCATCTCCTCAACTTGGATTGTTCCTGGCTTTGTATTCACGAAGATGACAAATGACAAATTCAAACGCAGAAAAATTGCAAGACAATCCAAAAGAATTTCAAAGCTTTATCCATCCAATTAGTTTTACTAATAAAAAATAATTTTTGACAAAGTCCTGATAATGTAACGCCTAGCTTTTCGACTAAATAGTTAAAAATTTTAAAACTCAATAACAAATCATACTTGTATATTACTTTTTACCTTAATTATCCAGACAACTTTTTAGTTTGACAATGATATGACTTATCAATGTGTAATCATAAATTAAAGTTATCAATCAGTAGGATTATATAAAGAGAATATTTAAGTATTTATATAAAGTTATTTTTAAAACAAAGGCCCAAGTTAAGTGCTGAATAGTGATAACTAATACATTCTTATATATGTCAAAGTCTTTTGAAAATGATCGAAAGTCAATTGAGACAGATTCTATCGATTTGTATTTTGAGTGTGTTACTGCTTGTTCATTGAATAATGAAGGAGTTGAATGTACAACCATGTGTATGGAAGTTCATTTAAAGCAAGAAAACTAATTAAAATTTTATAGCTGATAAGACTAGAGAATAAAATTGTCTTAAAAGAAGGAGTGAGACTAACTTCTACAGGAAAAAAAATAACTTATTAATTTAAATGGGTTTCATTTCTCATTCTTCAAGAATTGAATAAGAGTTTGTAGTTCTTTAATGCGAATTTCCGCGGCTTTAATTCTTTCTTTTGTTGTCATGTAATTATTAAATAGTAGTCATATAAGCAAGAAAGCCAACAGGAGCAAAAAGCAAGGCAGCAATCGTAAAGCGAACAAATT
The sequence above is drawn from the Prochlorococcus marinus str. MIT 1013 genome and encodes:
- a CDS encoding DUF2997 domain-containing protein: MSLTTIKYTIKPDGNLEEEVQGVDGHACQRITNPIENEVGDVVSRDYLPSFFVTDANPIEANIQRLEDEDWSGCCNTWECAL
- a CDS encoding thiol-disulfide oxidoreductase DCC family protein — translated: MLTQAKLILLFDGGCPLCLREVKFLRSRDTLDNISFIDIDSPKYQPDLYSGISYKDAMGRIHAINESGEILKDVAVFREAYRLIGLGWIYAPTNWPILGSLIDQVYKLWAQWRLPLTRRPSLEQLCKEKELCKYNN
- a CDS encoding high light inducible protein, with the translated sequence MNKETSYWKIAEQMNGRLAMMGLFAAVVNYGFTGWIIPGIV
- a CDS encoding high light inducible protein, coding for MTSQNNNRNIDPEKVTAERLNGYAALFGCIALVGAYATTGQIIPGFV
- a CDS encoding high light inducible protein, encoding MQPSNKTILERSIGRPAMMAFVLLTGIYLTTGQLIPGVV
- a CDS encoding high light inducible protein produces the protein MTPEAEKFNGWAAMLGFVAAFGAYATTGQIIPGIF
- a CDS encoding PAP/fibrillin family protein, whose amino-acid sequence is MNAVSKLIEVLEHTPKSNQIVELIKLAEIESSVDITKQIDLLTGVWELKWSTSNSPFLNYSPLLDNLQILEPEESRGLNLLRPKGFAGNLFSTNILASLEIIDQKRINVSFRKAGIIGPKLLGKKISFLSEIKKTQKGWLDTTVLSPDLRICKGYKGTTFALLKRNDLSLTEFFNP